CTCCCACTAAGACTCTGTCTTATTATTATGGAGCCTCAGCAAATATACCTCCTACTACAGTAGACCACGATTGTAGTAAATGCAGTAACTTGACCTGTCCTTTCAGAAAATATAATTTAATAATAAAACAAGGAAATGAGTCATACAGATATCAAGTGAAAAAAGGTGAAAATCTTTTAAACGTAATTAGACATTATAACTTCCCTATTGAAGCATATTGTGGTGGTAAAAAAGTATGTGGTAAATGTAAAGTGAAACTTTTAAAAGGTAATATAAAATTATCAGATGAAGAAAGAAGATTCCTTACAGATAGTGAGATTGAAGAAGGAATAATTCTATCTTGCTTCCATAATATTGATAATGATATAACTATAGAATTAAAAGAAGAAGCTGCTACATCTAAAATACAGACGGACTATAAAATTGGTAATATCAAAAATCCAAAATATAAACTACTTAAAATTAATGGGATAATAGAAAGTCCTGATAACAATAAGAGTGCTGTAGAACTAATTAATGAGAAGTTAGTAGCAAATTATAAATATTCTCTAAACGCAGTGAAAGGACTATCTAATATAGATAATCTAAAAAAAGATATATATTTGTTATCTAAGAACAACAAAGAAATACTTAGAGCCGCTGATAATGAAATTACTGCATATGGTGTGGGTATTGATATTGGTACTACTACTATTGTAATAACACTTATCGACCTACTTAAAAGTAAAGAAATAGGCATTTATAAAAATGTTAATCCTCAAAAGGCTTATGGCGCAGATGTAATAAGCAGGATTAATTACGCTATAAAAGACAAGCAAAACATTCAGACCCAATTGATTTGCAATGAAATCAGTTCTGGCATAAAAACTATTGTTGATAAATATGAATTAAATGAAAAAGATATAATGGAAATTACTATAAGCGGAAATACGACCATGCAATATCTGTTGACTGGTATTAATCCTTATAAATTATCCATAAGTCCTTTCACAACAATAGACTTATCTCTTAATGAATACCTATACAGTCAACTATTAGGAGATAATCTGCTTGATTGTACTGTTACTCTATTACCTGGAGTTTCAGCTTACATTGGCTCTGATATAACTGCAGGTTTTTATTATAGTGATCTTATCAACCAAGAAGGAAACATTCTTTTTATTGATATAGGTACCAATGGAGAAATAGCACTGAAGACAAAAGATGATTCTATTATCTGTGCTGCAACTGCAGCAGGACCTGCTTTTGAAGGTGCTAATATTAAATGCGGTATGGGAAGTATTGATGGAGCCATATGCAATATTAGCTTGGTTGATGATAAATTCAAATATGATGTTATTGGTAACAGTACTCCAAAAGGTATCTGTGGTTCAGCCCTTGTAGATATAACTGCCCAGTTGATTGATACTGATGTAATAGATAATACAGGAAAATTAAACATAGATGAAGTTGTACTATACAAAGATGAGCAAACTGAAATAGGATTATATCAAGAAGATATCAGACAGCTCCAACTTGCCAAATCTGCTATTTCAGCAGGAATAAGTGTATTGATAGATGAAGCTTCCATATCCTTTGATGATGTTGATAAAGTATTTCTAGCTGGAGGCTTTGGCAGCAATCTTAATATTACTAATGCTATAACAATAGGACTACTTCAAAAAGAACTAAAAGATAAAGTGGAAATTCTCGGTAATAGTTCATTAGGTGGTTGCGTCAAGTATCTCCTAGATGATAACAGTTCCAATAATTTTGATGTAATAAAATCAAAATGTAAATATATTGAACTATCAACGAATATGAAATTCAACGAAGAATATATTATGAACATGTATTTCTGATATAACAATTACTTTTATATTATAAAGGATGATCTTCATGACAAAAATATATCTCATAACAGGATTTTTAGGTTCTGGTAAAACAAGTTTTCTGCAAAATGTTTTAGATTCCGAAGAAGCTAAATCAGGTGTTTTAATGAATGAATTCGGTTCTATTAGTATAGACAGCTCTGTAGTAAGCAGAAAAGATATGGATATGATAGAGCTTACTAACGGCTCAATATTTTGTAGTTGTCTAAAAGATAATTTCATAGAAAGTCTTAGAGCTCTTTTAGAAAAAAAACTGGACAATATCTATATTGAAAGCTCTGGGTTAGCAGATCCTGCCAATATGTTAACTATAATTGACCTATTAAAAAAACAATGTAGTAATAATTTTTCCTATGAAGGAGCTATTTGCATAGTAGATGGTTTGCATTTCATGAAAGAAATAGATATGATGGTCAGCGTAGAAAACCAAATCAAACATAGTAAAATCATTTTGATTAATAAAATGGACTTGATAAGTTCAAAAACAGCCGATGAAATAAAAGCTAGGATACGTTCAATCAATGACAAAGCTTTAATCTATGAGATAACTCATGGTAGAATTGATTTTGAATCACTGAAATTTTCATCTGTCATTAATGATCAAATTGGTGAAACTTCAAATACAACTGAAAACAAGCCTAAGACCATAATAATGAAATTGAAAGATAACAATATAGAACTCGACGAAATAATCAAAGTTCTTAATAATCTAAAAGAATTCTGTTACCGGATTAAAGGGTTTGTAACTGTTAATGATATTACTTATAAGATTGATACGGTAAATGAAAAATTAGATGTTATTGAATATGAATCCAAGGGGTTAGATGATATGACATTAGTATTCATATCAAAAATTGGTGTTGGTATTGTTTCTAAGATATTGGCATCTACTAAAGAAACTCTAAAAGATAAGATTGAGATTATTTCTTAAAAAAAGGCATTCCATAAAGAATGCCTTTTTTTGATAACTCCATATCATTACATATTTGAATCATTCACTGAATAATCTTGTCCATTATTATTATCCCAATATGTTTGTCCATTTACTTCATATTTAATAGCGAATTGACAGTTATAGTTATAATAGTAAAATCCATTCCAAGGGCATAAAGGTGTTTTGAAAGTATAGATATCATATCCATCTGTTGCTGTTTTTAAATATGTGGCAGTTACATCTTCCCATGTACTTCCATCAGTAGTATAATGTACTACTACATTTTTGTTATCGCCTAAATCTTTCACTGAGATTTCACCTTGAGTATACCATCCTTTTAATACTCCACAATCACGTTCTTGCTTTGCACTTGCATAATTAAGCTTTACATTACCATCAGCTGCTGCATAAATGTTAAATGTAAATAGAGTCATTATCATACACATGCATAAACTAATACTCATTAATAATTTTACTGTTTTTTTCATAATTTTAACTCCCTTTCTTTCTAGTAATATTTTTAACCATGTTATTATACCATTATTTAGAATATTTTCAATTGTTATCATAACACAATTTTCTTTATATTATATAATAATTTTAGTTAATAATATGTAACATTGTTATAGAATCAAAATTAATAATATAAAATAACCAATAAATATTAATTTATCTTAATTATATTTTAAAATAAAGTAAATATCATTTTTTTATAATATATACATGGGTATAGGATACTTATAAGTAATCTGAAAACAAATAATAGATAAGGACGTCCCTTTATAGGTACGTCCTATCATTCCAATTCATTAATATTTATCTAGTGTAAACGTAATTTTTATCAAAATTATTATCCCAGAAAGTATTTCCGTTCACTTGACACATAATTGCAAATTCATATTTATCAGCTATTTCAGGAATTTTAAATGTCCAAGTTTCCAAATTATTATATATATCCAATGGATGTTTGTACGCTTTGATATCTTTATATGTCTTCCAATTATCTGTTGTATATCTTACTGTTACCACTTTAGTTGGATTATAATCTTGGAATATTATTGTTCCATTTAATCCATTTATATAATAGCAATCATCAACTAATAATTGACACTTATTCAATACATCCCCTTGCAAACTTCTTAGATTAAAACCTTTTAATAAATAATCTTTTGTATTATTATTATCCCAATATGTCTGTCCATTCACTTCATATTTAATTGCGAATTGACAATTATACTCATAATAGAAATCGTTTGATGGCTGTAATGGTGTTTCAAAAGTCCAGATTTCATATCCATCTGTAGAAGTTTTTAAATAACTGGCATATACATCATTCCATGTTTTATTATCATATGTATAGTGAACTACTACATTTTTACGATACGCTAAATTTTTTACAGCAATTTTACCTACCACATTCCATCCTTGTAATACCCCATGATCTACAACTGTATTTATTTTTGCGTAATATAAATCTACATTATCATCGTCAGCTGCTTGAATATTAAAACTAAAAAAACTCATCATCATTGCTAAACTTAAACATATGCTCATTAATAATTTTACTGTTTTTTTCATAATTACATCTCCTATTATTTATCATATTTTTAATTACTCTTTTAGGCTATGTCATATGTCTCAAATCTGTTCAATAATAATCTTTCTAAAAAATGTAAATCCATATAAGACTTATTAATAGTATTTATTACAACATCATATATTAGCTTTTATTTTATTATAAAAATAATTATCTAGTGTAAACATAATTTTTATCGAAGTTATTATCCCAGAAAGTATTTCCATTCACTTCACACATGATTGCAAATTCGTATTTATCAGCTCTTTCAGGAATTCTGAATATCCATGTTTCCATATTTTTATATGGTTTATACAATGGATGTTTGTAAGCTTTGATATCTTTATATGTTTCCCAGTTGTCAGTTGTATATCTAACAGTTACTTCTTTATCTGGATTAAAATCTTGGAACATTATTGTTCCATTTAATCCGCATCTATAATAGCATCTATCAACTAGCATTTGGCACTTATTTAATTGATAATCCTGTTTATTAGTTAGATTAAGACCTTTAAAAGAATAATCCTTTGTTTCATTATTATCCCAATATGTTTGTCCATTTACTTCATATTTAATTGCAAATTTACAATTGTATCTATAATAATACTTGTTTGATGGCTGCATAGGTGTTTCAAAAGTCCAGATTTCATATCCGTCATTTGAAGTTTTCTCATAACTAGCAGATACATCTTTCCATGTTTCATCATCATATGTATAATGGACTACTACATTTTTTTGATATGCCAGATTCTTTACAGCAATTTTACCTTGAATGTTCCATCCCTGTAACACCCCATGATCATAAACACTATTTATATTTGCATAATATAAATCTACATTATCATCGTCAGCTGCTTGAATGTTAAAACTACAAATACTCATCATCATTGCTAAACTTAAACATACGCTCATTAATAATTTTACTGTTTTTTTCATAATTACATCTCCTATTATTTATTATTTTTTAATTATTCTTTTAAGCTATGTTTTATGTCTCACATCAGTTCAATAGCATTTTTCCTATTCACCTCTTTTATCTTATATTTCATATCATCATTAGCTATTTATTAATATTATATCACTATTTTGAAATTTTTCAATTATTATTTTATTCAATATTATGTTTTTTAAGCATTATTTAATAATTAATATTATAATTTATTAAATATATGTAATTAAAACATGGACACCTCCCTAAAGAAATGTCCATATTATTTGAATTACATATTTAATTTTATTCAATTCTAATCCAATTAAAAAATAAAATCTACATCAGATAATCTATTATATATTTCATCAATTACTTTCTTTTCTTCTGCCTCTGTATCAGCTAGAAATGTAACAGAAAACCTTACAAATGCTCCTGCATCATCCCATGGTACAGTTGAAATCAATTTTTCTCTTATTAAGAATTGAGAGAAATCTTCAGCACATTCAAAATCAATGCCACCTTTGACACCTTTAGGAATCTTAACATATAAATAGAAAGAACCCTTTGGTTTTTTAGCATTGAAACCTATCTTATTAAGAACTTCAACAAGCATATTATGTCTTCTTGAATACTTGGCGGCTGTCTTTTCAGTAATCTCTGGATGTTCTAGAGCATAAATACCAGCTTTTTGTATAGCTTTGAATTGTCCAGAATCATTATTATCTTTTACAGCTGCAAAAGCGCTTACTACTTTTTCATTACCTGCTACAAAAGCAATTCTCCATCCAG
The window above is part of the Vallitalea guaymasensis genome. Proteins encoded here:
- a CDS encoding ASKHA domain-containing protein gives rise to the protein MVIEFSKIMNKKEVLNTMQCYEDSANYSEYCKIYEEVVDNSVKNITPKGYYIITDNDNYIANNCEQVIFCLVTLGSFIDEEIKRYFDNNDYLKGMMLNTIGDQMLFDISNSLFKLLQKEQSDNGINLTSRIEPGSSESSIKFQKTILDMINEKETTDITITSGYMFSPTKTLSYYYGASANIPPTTVDHDCSKCSNLTCPFRKYNLIIKQGNESYRYQVKKGENLLNVIRHYNFPIEAYCGGKKVCGKCKVKLLKGNIKLSDEERRFLTDSEIEEGIILSCFHNIDNDITIELKEEAATSKIQTDYKIGNIKNPKYKLLKINGIIESPDNNKSAVELINEKLVANYKYSLNAVKGLSNIDNLKKDIYLLSKNNKEILRAADNEITAYGVGIDIGTTTIVITLIDLLKSKEIGIYKNVNPQKAYGADVISRINYAIKDKQNIQTQLICNEISSGIKTIVDKYELNEKDIMEITISGNTTMQYLLTGINPYKLSISPFTTIDLSLNEYLYSQLLGDNLLDCTVTLLPGVSAYIGSDITAGFYYSDLINQEGNILFIDIGTNGEIALKTKDDSIICAATAAGPAFEGANIKCGMGSIDGAICNISLVDDKFKYDVIGNSTPKGICGSALVDITAQLIDTDVIDNTGKLNIDEVVLYKDEQTEIGLYQEDIRQLQLAKSAISAGISVLIDEASISFDDVDKVFLAGGFGSNLNITNAITIGLLQKELKDKVEILGNSSLGGCVKYLLDDNSSNNFDVIKSKCKYIELSTNMKFNEEYIMNMYF
- a CDS encoding GTP-binding protein translates to MTKIYLITGFLGSGKTSFLQNVLDSEEAKSGVLMNEFGSISIDSSVVSRKDMDMIELTNGSIFCSCLKDNFIESLRALLEKKLDNIYIESSGLADPANMLTIIDLLKKQCSNNFSYEGAICIVDGLHFMKEIDMMVSVENQIKHSKIILINKMDLISSKTADEIKARIRSINDKALIYEITHGRIDFESLKFSSVINDQIGETSNTTENKPKTIIMKLKDNNIELDEIIKVLNNLKEFCYRIKGFVTVNDITYKIDTVNEKLDVIEYESKGLDDMTLVFISKIGVGIVSKILASTKETLKDKIEIIS
- a CDS encoding carbohydrate-binding protein, producing the protein MKKTVKLLMSISLCMCMIMTLFTFNIYAAADGNVKLNYASAKQERDCGVLKGWYTQGEISVKDLGDNKNVVVHYTTDGSTWEDVTATYLKTATDGYDIYTFKTPLCPWNGFYYYNYNCQFAIKYEVNGQTYWDNNNGQDYSVNDSNM
- a CDS encoding carbohydrate-binding protein, producing MKKTVKLLMSICLSLAMMMSFFSFNIQAADDDNVDLYYAKINTVVDHGVLQGWNVVGKIAVKNLAYRKNVVVHYTYDNKTWNDVYASYLKTSTDGYEIWTFETPLQPSNDFYYEYNCQFAIKYEVNGQTYWDNNNTKDYLLKGFNLRSLQGDVLNKCQLLVDDCYYINGLNGTIIFQDYNPTKVVTVRYTTDNWKTYKDIKAYKHPLDIYNNLETWTFKIPEIADKYEFAIMCQVNGNTFWDNNFDKNYVYTR
- a CDS encoding carbohydrate-binding protein, with product MKKTVKLLMSVCLSLAMMMSICSFNIQAADDDNVDLYYANINSVYDHGVLQGWNIQGKIAVKNLAYQKNVVVHYTYDDETWKDVSASYEKTSNDGYEIWTFETPMQPSNKYYYRYNCKFAIKYEVNGQTYWDNNETKDYSFKGLNLTNKQDYQLNKCQMLVDRCYYRCGLNGTIMFQDFNPDKEVTVRYTTDNWETYKDIKAYKHPLYKPYKNMETWIFRIPERADKYEFAIMCEVNGNTFWDNNFDKNYVYTR